A portion of the Kribbella jejuensis genome contains these proteins:
- the menE gene encoding o-succinylbenzoate--CoA ligase has protein sequence MSTLRLIPGTPDAVLSALSDVLDGSGTPFAPVPEDAVGAARVRQAAAPDEPVEDDCAVVLTTSGSSGEPKGVVLSRDALIASATATHDRLGGPGQWLLPMKPYFVGGLQILTRSLVAGTTPVLLNQSFTEAARQLTGGRRYTAMVPTQLARYLDTDLEALRSFDAIVIGGASMPEPLKQRARDAGVHAIPAYGMTETGSGCVYGGVPLDGTLIDLDGGRILIKGRTLFSGYRLRPELTAEVLRDGWFRTQDRGEFVDGRLRVVGRVDDVVISGGVNVTLTTVQARLLEHPELKDAVVLGVPDAEWGTRVVAFVVGEPSRDELRDWVSATLPRAWAPRDVVRLEALPMLASGKVDRQRLLEGVR, from the coding sequence ATGTCTACCTTGCGGCTGATTCCCGGTACGCCGGATGCGGTGCTGTCCGCGTTGAGCGACGTACTCGACGGGAGCGGTACGCCGTTCGCGCCGGTGCCGGAGGATGCCGTCGGGGCCGCGCGGGTCCGCCAGGCGGCCGCGCCGGACGAGCCGGTCGAGGACGACTGCGCCGTCGTACTGACGACGTCCGGTTCGTCAGGCGAGCCCAAAGGTGTGGTGCTGTCGCGGGACGCGTTGATCGCGTCGGCGACCGCCACCCACGACCGGCTGGGCGGCCCGGGGCAGTGGCTGCTGCCGATGAAGCCGTACTTCGTCGGCGGTCTGCAGATCCTCACCCGCTCCCTGGTCGCCGGCACGACGCCGGTGCTGCTCAACCAGAGCTTCACCGAGGCCGCCCGGCAACTGACCGGCGGACGGCGCTACACCGCGATGGTGCCGACCCAGCTCGCGCGGTACCTCGACACGGATCTGGAGGCGCTCCGGTCGTTCGACGCGATCGTCATCGGCGGAGCATCGATGCCGGAGCCGCTCAAACAGCGCGCGCGGGACGCCGGCGTGCACGCGATCCCGGCGTACGGCATGACCGAGACGGGAAGCGGTTGCGTGTACGGCGGGGTGCCGCTGGACGGTACGTTGATCGACCTGGACGGCGGGCGCATCCTCATCAAGGGGAGAACACTCTTCTCCGGGTACCGCCTGCGGCCCGAGCTCACCGCCGAGGTACTGCGGGACGGCTGGTTCCGGACGCAGGACCGGGGCGAGTTCGTGGATGGCCGGTTGCGGGTCGTCGGGCGCGTGGACGACGTGGTGATCTCCGGTGGCGTGAACGTCACGCTGACGACGGTGCAGGCGCGGCTGCTCGAGCACCCGGAGCTCAAGGACGCTGTAGTGCTGGGCGTTCCGGATGCCGAGTGGGGGACGCGGGTGGTCGCGTTCGTCGTGGGCGAGCCGTCGCGGGACGAGCTGCGCGACTGGGTCAGCGCGACGCTGCCTCGGGCCTGGGCTCCGCGGGACGTCGTACGGCTGGAGGCGTTGCCGATGCTTGCCTCGGGCAAGGTTGATCGGCAGCGGCTACTCGAGGGCGTCCGGTGA
- a CDS encoding 1,4-dihydroxy-2-naphthoate polyprenyltransferase: MATPAQWIEGARPRTLPAAISPVLVGTGAAAFLDGFVWWKALLALGVALALQIGVNYANDYSDGIRGTDEHRVGPLRLVGSKVATPRAVKTAAFTCFGVGAALGIVLCATTTWWLLVAGAASLLGAWFYTGGKKPYGYRALGEVSVFLFFGLVAVLGTTYVQAEKLHWTALAGAVSVGSIACALLVANNLRDIPTDSVTGKRTLAVVLGAANSRRLYAALVILAFALAAVSAIATPWALLAFIAVPLAIKSTRVILSDAVGPALIPVLKNTGLTELLYALGLAIGLTIGS, from the coding sequence ATGGCTACCCCTGCCCAGTGGATCGAAGGCGCCCGCCCCCGTACCTTGCCCGCCGCGATCTCCCCCGTGCTCGTCGGAACCGGCGCGGCCGCCTTCCTGGACGGCTTCGTCTGGTGGAAGGCGCTGCTCGCCCTCGGCGTCGCGCTCGCCCTGCAGATCGGCGTCAACTACGCCAACGACTACAGCGACGGCATCCGCGGTACCGACGAGCATCGCGTCGGCCCGCTCCGCCTTGTCGGCTCCAAGGTCGCGACCCCGCGCGCCGTCAAGACCGCGGCCTTCACCTGCTTCGGCGTCGGCGCCGCGCTGGGCATCGTGCTCTGCGCGACGACCACGTGGTGGCTGCTGGTCGCCGGCGCGGCATCGCTGCTCGGCGCCTGGTTCTACACCGGCGGCAAGAAGCCGTACGGGTACCGCGCGCTCGGGGAGGTCAGCGTCTTCCTCTTCTTCGGACTGGTCGCCGTCCTCGGTACGACGTACGTCCAGGCCGAGAAGCTGCACTGGACCGCCCTCGCCGGCGCGGTCTCGGTCGGCTCGATCGCCTGCGCCCTGCTGGTCGCGAACAACCTCCGCGACATCCCGACCGACTCGGTCACCGGAAAACGCACGCTGGCCGTCGTCCTGGGCGCCGCCAACTCCCGCCGCCTGTACGCCGCCCTCGTCATCCTCGCCTTCGCCCTGGCTGCGGTCTCCGCGATCGCAACCCCATGGGCGCTCCTCGCCTTCATCGCCGTCCCCCTGGCCATCAAGTCCACCCGAGTAATCCTGAGCGACGCAGTAGGCCCAGCCCTCATCCCAGTCCTGAAAAACACCGGCCTCACCGAACTTCTCTACGCCCTCGGCCTGGCAATCGGCCTAACCATCGGCAGCTAG
- a CDS encoding TetR/AcrR family transcriptional regulator yields the protein MATRGRPRTFDPDVALRQALDVFWERGYEGTSLSDLATAMGIRSASIYAYFGSKENLFRQVMALYGATAGEPPRRALREGPTAREAIHAMLRATADQITHPEHPHYCMLILAAPTGAIENHAVRQFLADGRHGMYLEIKERLAKEIPPDALDAMARYYTTVVQGLSIQARDGATRDELETVITCAMAAWESLTS from the coding sequence ATGGCGACTCGCGGCAGGCCGCGGACGTTCGACCCGGACGTCGCGTTGCGGCAGGCCCTCGACGTGTTCTGGGAACGCGGGTACGAAGGCACCTCGCTGAGCGACCTCGCCACCGCGATGGGGATCCGGTCCGCGAGCATCTACGCGTACTTCGGCAGCAAGGAGAACCTGTTCCGCCAGGTGATGGCGCTGTACGGCGCGACCGCCGGCGAACCGCCCCGCCGCGCTCTCCGCGAAGGGCCGACCGCCCGCGAGGCGATCCATGCGATGCTGCGGGCGACCGCGGACCAGATCACCCACCCCGAGCACCCGCACTACTGCATGCTGATCCTCGCCGCACCCACCGGCGCCATCGAGAACCACGCAGTACGCCAATTCCTCGCCGACGGCCGCCACGGCATGTACCTGGAAATCAAGGAACGCCTCGCCAAGGAGATCCCGCCCGACGCCCTGGACGCGATGGCCCGCTACTACACCACCGTCGTCCAAGGTCTCTCGATCCAGGCCCGCGACGGCGCCACCCGCGACGAACTGGAAACCGTCATCACCTGCGCAATGGCCGCCTGGGAATCCCTCACGTCATGA